One stretch of Streptomyces sp. 135 DNA includes these proteins:
- a CDS encoding alpha/beta fold hydrolase — MAPAQLNGVTIGYDDTGDAEAGSAAASRPTLVLLHGHPFDRSMWAPQREAFAGTHRVVTPDLRGYGESTVVPGTTAFATFAEDVAALLDHLGVREFALGGLSMGGQLVMECHRLFPERLTGLLLADTFPAAETPQGKATRNAQADRLLAEGMKGYADEVRDKMVAPYNAEASAYVHRMMLAAPPEGAAAALRGRAERPDYRAMLARVAVPSLVVVGRDDTYTPVSDAEAMHAALPDSALCVVEGAAHLPNLERPAEFNAAVHTWLTRLPATAPYLDR, encoded by the coding sequence ATGGCACCCGCACAGCTCAACGGCGTCACCATCGGCTACGACGACACGGGCGACGCCGAGGCCGGCTCCGCCGCCGCGTCCCGCCCCACCCTCGTCCTCCTCCACGGCCACCCCTTCGATCGCTCCATGTGGGCCCCGCAGCGCGAGGCGTTCGCCGGGACGCACCGCGTCGTCACCCCGGACCTCCGCGGCTACGGCGAGTCGACCGTCGTCCCCGGCACCACGGCCTTCGCCACCTTCGCCGAGGACGTCGCCGCGCTCCTGGACCACCTGGGCGTACGGGAGTTCGCGCTCGGCGGCCTCTCGATGGGCGGGCAGCTCGTCATGGAGTGCCACCGCCTGTTCCCGGAACGCCTCACGGGCCTCCTCCTGGCCGACACCTTCCCCGCGGCGGAGACCCCGCAGGGCAAGGCCACCCGCAACGCCCAGGCGGACCGGCTCCTCGCCGAGGGCATGAAGGGGTACGCGGACGAGGTGCGGGACAAGATGGTGGCCCCGTACAACGCGGAGGCGTCCGCGTACGTCCACCGCATGATGCTGGCCGCCCCGCCCGAGGGAGCCGCCGCCGCCCTGCGCGGCCGGGCCGAACGCCCCGACTACCGCGCCATGCTGGCCCGCGTCGCCGTGCCGTCCCTCGTGGTCGTCGGCCGCGACGACACGTACACGCCGGTCTCCGACGCCGAGGCCATGCACGCCGCGCTGCCCGACTCCGCGCTGTGCGTCGTCGAGGGAGCAGCGCACCTGCCGAACCTGGAACGCCCCGCCGAATTCAACGCCGCGGTCCACACCTGGCTGACCCGCCTCCCGGCAACCGCGCCCTACCTGGACCGCTGA
- a CDS encoding TetR/AcrR family transcriptional regulator — protein sequence MSPKQQRGAETAERLLDAALQVYADSGEQGVTVSALTKASGVSLGSLYHHFGSVDGLMNALLLRWLGRLLGELAAAVERSRTARGGVRALVRTYLAFIQEHPDASRLLHSSYADRVGMAHAKQLRDAQEARLSPLAEWVRRHTESGEIAPLDVPMVEALVMGPIVATARRRLSGLDDVDLGRAARVLPDRIWRSLTP from the coding sequence ATGAGCCCCAAGCAACAACGTGGCGCGGAAACCGCCGAGCGCCTCCTGGACGCCGCCCTTCAGGTGTACGCCGACTCCGGGGAGCAGGGTGTCACCGTCAGCGCTCTCACCAAGGCGAGCGGCGTCAGCCTCGGCAGTCTCTACCACCACTTCGGCAGCGTCGACGGCCTGATGAACGCCCTGCTGCTGCGCTGGCTCGGACGTCTCCTCGGCGAGCTGGCCGCGGCCGTCGAGCGTTCCCGCACGGCGCGCGGTGGCGTCCGCGCGCTCGTGCGGACCTATCTGGCGTTCATCCAGGAGCACCCGGACGCCTCGCGGCTCCTGCACTCCTCCTATGCCGACCGGGTGGGGATGGCCCACGCCAAGCAGCTGCGCGACGCCCAGGAGGCCCGGCTGTCGCCGCTGGCCGAGTGGGTGCGGCGGCACACGGAGTCGGGCGAGATCGCGCCGCTGGACGTGCCCATGGTCGAGGCGCTCGTCATGGGGCCGATCGTCGCGACCGCGCGCCGCCGGCTCTCCGGTCTGGACGACGTCGACCTCGGGCGGGCCGCGCGCGTTCTGCCGGATCGGATCTGGCGGTCGCTCACGCCCTGA
- a CDS encoding sigma-70 family RNA polymerase sigma factor, giving the protein MQVERAAEVERAAEVERVDRFGDAALCERVRRGDPRAFHALWERHLRTARQCALRCTHGSTADAEDAVSEAMLGLLQALRGGHGPVGNVAAYVRVSVRHAAARTTERRRREIPVAELPDRPGENSCRVTAHFDAACAREAFLGLSEQRRTAIRLFALEEKSAGHVGDRLGIAATAASSFVYRSKEALRAGFLRRHVNPASAECAEVMDRVVAVLRGRSPRRHTAAVLAHLRGCAACREGQRQLSYVNAGLPRGGSRGGRRGGGEAAAARRPTGPSSEAGPQGSLA; this is encoded by the coding sequence GTGCAGGTCGAGAGAGCCGCGGAAGTCGAGAGAGCCGCGGAAGTCGAGAGAGTTGACCGCTTCGGGGACGCCGCGTTGTGCGAACGGGTGCGGCGAGGAGATCCGCGGGCATTCCACGCGTTGTGGGAGCGGCATCTGCGTACGGCGCGGCAATGCGCTCTGCGCTGTACGCACGGCAGTACGGCCGACGCCGAGGACGCCGTTTCCGAGGCGATGCTCGGCCTGTTGCAGGCATTGCGCGGCGGTCACGGTCCGGTCGGGAACGTCGCGGCGTATGTGAGGGTCTCCGTACGCCATGCGGCCGCCCGTACCACCGAACGGCGCCGGCGTGAGATTCCCGTCGCCGAACTTCCCGACCGGCCCGGCGAGAATTCCTGCCGGGTCACCGCGCACTTCGACGCCGCCTGCGCGCGGGAGGCGTTTCTCGGTCTTTCAGAGCAACGCCGCACCGCGATACGGCTCTTCGCCCTGGAGGAGAAAAGCGCGGGACACGTCGGTGACCGGCTCGGTATCGCCGCCACCGCCGCGTCCTCTTTCGTCTACCGGTCCAAAGAGGCGCTGCGCGCGGGCTTTCTGCGCCGCCACGTGAATCCCGCCAGCGCGGAATGCGCCGAGGTGATGGACCGGGTCGTGGCGGTCTTGCGGGGGCGTTCCCCGCGGCGGCACACCGCGGCCGTCCTCGCTCATCTGCGGGGTTGCGCGGCGTGCCGGGAGGGGCAGCGGCAGCTGTCTTACGTCAACGCGGGGCTGCCGCGGGGCGGGAGCCGGGGTGGGCGCCGGGGTGGCGGTGAGGCGGCTGCCGCCCGCCGCCCCACGGGTCCCTCGTCTGAAGCGGGACCCCAGGGGTCCCTCGCCTGA
- a CDS encoding response regulator transcription factor, with product MNVVRVLVVDDQPVIRAGLRALLGAADDLVVVGEAADGAEAVGMARELAPDVVLLDLRMPGVDGIDATLQLARSMPSARVLVLTNHDSDEAVLDAFRAGAAGLLLKTSTPREIVSSVRSVAAGASVLSYAVMKRLVGRTAPVTRIPRASELAAKVASFGESEVKVLALVGAGMSNKEISAALHLSLTSVKTYVSRILRRLGLDNRTQAAILAYELGLSEAGSAAGVTPALVGPDES from the coding sequence ATGAACGTGGTTCGCGTACTCGTCGTCGATGACCAGCCCGTGATCCGCGCCGGCCTGCGCGCATTGCTCGGCGCGGCCGACGACCTGGTGGTCGTGGGCGAGGCGGCCGACGGTGCGGAAGCGGTCGGAATGGCCAGGGAACTCGCCCCGGACGTGGTACTCCTCGACCTGCGCATGCCGGGGGTCGACGGAATTGACGCGACGCTTCAGCTGGCGCGTTCCATGCCTTCCGCGCGGGTCCTCGTGCTGACCAACCATGACTCGGACGAAGCGGTCCTCGACGCATTCCGGGCGGGGGCGGCGGGGCTTCTCCTGAAGACGTCGACGCCTCGGGAGATCGTCTCGTCCGTGCGTTCCGTGGCGGCCGGCGCGAGCGTTCTCTCGTACGCCGTGATGAAACGTCTCGTCGGTCGGACCGCACCGGTCACGCGAATTCCGAGGGCGTCCGAACTGGCCGCGAAGGTCGCCTCGTTCGGGGAGAGTGAAGTGAAGGTGCTCGCGCTGGTCGGCGCCGGAATGAGCAACAAGGAGATATCCGCGGCGCTGCATCTGTCGCTGACCAGCGTCAAGACGTATGTCTCGCGGATCCTGCGGCGGCTCGGCCTCGACAACCGGACGCAGGCGGCGATCCTCGCGTATGAGCTGGGGCTTTCCGAGGCGGGGAGCGCGGCGGGGGTGACTCCGGCGCTCGTCGGGCCCGACGAAAGTTGA
- a CDS encoding peptidoglycan-binding protein has protein sequence MSTPVFDEIPVTRDCPCPGCARERLALRASGGSRASTRAAAVVALGAVLTGAGTGAAHALAQPPVATQNPLPPGQGAPGPLFAQQAATHSAPAPMRLTRAQILARAQTWVDARVSYSMSAYYQGYRKDCSGFVSMAWGLGSNQWTGSLAAYGVRIGKSQLKPGDMLLFHNPSNPAAGSHVTIFGGWTDSSKTRYVAYEQTRPHTLKRTTPYAYWNHSGGYVPYRYKYVAEDGGSGGGGSSGTAFPGASAFGPGASGGHVTELGRMLVKRGGGRFYQVGPGPRWSDADRRATQAFQKAQGWQGAEADGIPGPATWRYLVEGKGRDIGGGSGGSTGSATAFPGGRYFRPGQSNAHVTELGKRLVKKGYGKHYTQGPGPAWSEADRRNVEAFQRAQGWRGRDADGYPGPETWRRLFA, from the coding sequence GTGAGTACCCCGGTCTTCGACGAGATACCCGTGACGCGCGACTGCCCCTGCCCGGGCTGCGCGCGGGAGCGGCTCGCACTGCGAGCGAGCGGCGGCTCGCGCGCCAGTACGCGCGCCGCGGCCGTGGTGGCGCTCGGCGCGGTCCTGACGGGCGCGGGCACGGGCGCCGCCCACGCGCTGGCGCAGCCCCCGGTCGCCACGCAGAACCCGCTGCCGCCAGGGCAAGGCGCGCCGGGCCCGCTGTTCGCGCAGCAGGCGGCGACCCACTCGGCACCGGCGCCGATGCGGCTGACGCGTGCGCAGATCCTGGCCCGCGCCCAGACCTGGGTCGACGCCCGGGTGTCGTACAGCATGAGCGCGTACTACCAGGGCTACCGCAAGGACTGCTCGGGCTTCGTCTCGATGGCGTGGGGCCTCGGCAGCAACCAGTGGACGGGCAGCCTCGCCGCGTACGGCGTGCGGATCGGCAAGAGCCAGTTGAAGCCGGGCGACATGCTGCTGTTCCACAACCCGTCGAATCCCGCCGCCGGCTCGCACGTGACGATCTTCGGCGGCTGGACGGACTCGTCGAAGACGCGGTACGTGGCGTACGAGCAGACGCGCCCGCACACGCTGAAGAGGACCACCCCGTACGCGTACTGGAACCATTCCGGCGGCTATGTCCCGTACCGCTACAAGTACGTGGCGGAGGACGGCGGCTCCGGCGGCGGCGGGTCCTCCGGCACGGCCTTCCCCGGCGCGTCCGCTTTCGGTCCCGGCGCCTCGGGCGGCCACGTCACCGAACTCGGCCGCATGCTGGTCAAGCGTGGCGGCGGCCGTTTCTACCAGGTCGGCCCGGGGCCCCGCTGGTCGGACGCGGACCGCAGGGCGACGCAGGCCTTCCAGAAGGCGCAGGGCTGGCAGGGCGCCGAGGCGGACGGCATTCCGGGCCCGGCGACGTGGCGGTATCTGGTGGAGGGAAAGGGGCGGGACATCGGCGGCGGCTCGGGCGGCTCGACGGGCTCGGCGACCGCCTTCCCCGGCGGGCGCTACTTCCGGCCCGGCCAGTCGAACGCCCATGTCACGGAGTTGGGCAAGCGCTTGGTGAAGAAGGGTTACGGCAAGCACTACACGCAGGGGCCTGGCCCCGCGTGGTCGGAGGCCGACCGCCGCAACGTGGAGGCGTTCCAGCGGGCCCAGGGCTGGCGCGGCAGAGACGCGGACGGTTACCCCGGCCCTGAGACGTGGCGACGGCTCTTCGCCTGA
- a CDS encoding HAMP domain-containing sensor histidine kinase, which produces MARDVPLRKSLLARLLVVSVLVSVGSIAATAWLAAQTTSGALRQEQGQVLADDARIYDRLLGVGATAPAWRGAGEAVRELSRSTGRRIALTTQDRKVITDSAAPSKHTPLPPNASAVLDPLAVDTTLSAGRSDEDARADRIDPRVVGPYRLTQRERKRLRAAAERGAACLSEFGVTSDIVVGPGGRPSLRIDNDPGDLYKTRCHTPLLDVPTDTEFKALEKLGSLADACMRRRGLSPVEVRLDVAGRSGPKPVGAVPTYVTRETATGPAGGPGEFREAPRAPGDRRTPGAPDPAAPASEPAGTDLNALDAAATSCVDSARREQLGPYVSPPALLFITSPDGSRSTPGFSLSGANTVRLAGLAAAVLAVTVAVTALAATRLTRPLRALTTATRRMKTGEASEPVPAKVTRSAGEISQLAAAFNDMAAHRKALEEQRKAMVSDVAHELRTPLSNIRGWLEAAEDGVVETDPALVTSLLEEALLLQHIVDDLQDLAAADAGTLRLHREPVRAAEIAEQVAAAHQARADAAGVKLRATVLGDPWVSADPLRLRQAIGNLVSNAIRHTPAGGSVRISCRGKGDAVLIEVADTGRGIAPADLPHVFDRFWRADKSRTRSTGGSGLGLSIVRKLAEAHEGAVTAESVPGKGSLFTVRLPGA; this is translated from the coding sequence GTGGCGCGTGACGTTCCGCTCCGTAAGAGCCTGCTGGCCCGGCTGCTCGTCGTGTCCGTCCTCGTCTCCGTCGGCTCGATCGCCGCGACCGCCTGGCTCGCCGCGCAGACCACGTCCGGCGCGCTGCGGCAGGAGCAGGGCCAGGTGCTCGCCGACGACGCCCGTATCTACGACCGTCTCCTCGGCGTCGGCGCGACCGCCCCCGCCTGGCGGGGTGCCGGCGAGGCCGTCCGCGAACTGTCCCGGAGCACCGGCCGCCGCATCGCCCTGACCACGCAGGACCGCAAGGTCATCACCGACTCCGCGGCCCCCTCGAAGCACACCCCGCTGCCCCCGAACGCCTCCGCCGTCCTCGACCCGCTCGCCGTGGACACGACGCTGTCCGCCGGCCGGAGCGACGAGGACGCCAGGGCCGACCGCATCGACCCGCGCGTGGTCGGCCCGTACCGTCTCACTCAGCGCGAGCGCAAGCGGTTGCGTGCCGCCGCCGAGCGCGGTGCGGCCTGTCTGTCCGAGTTCGGCGTCACCTCCGACATCGTCGTCGGCCCCGGCGGACGCCCCTCCCTCCGCATCGACAACGACCCGGGCGACCTCTACAAGACCCGCTGCCACACGCCCTTGCTCGACGTACCGACCGACACCGAGTTCAAGGCCCTGGAGAAGCTCGGCTCCCTCGCCGACGCGTGCATGAGGCGGCGCGGCCTCTCCCCGGTCGAGGTCAGGCTGGACGTGGCCGGGCGCTCCGGCCCGAAGCCGGTCGGCGCGGTCCCGACGTACGTGACACGCGAAACCGCTACGGGCCCCGCGGGCGGCCCCGGGGAGTTCCGGGAGGCCCCGCGGGCACCCGGTGACCGCCGGACCCCTGGGGCCCCCGACCCCGCCGCCCCCGCGTCCGAACCCGCCGGAACCGACCTCAACGCCCTGGACGCCGCCGCCACGTCGTGTGTCGACAGCGCCCGCCGCGAACAACTCGGCCCCTACGTCTCCCCGCCCGCGCTGCTCTTCATCACCAGCCCCGACGGCTCGCGCAGCACGCCCGGCTTCAGCCTCTCCGGGGCCAACACCGTCCGCCTCGCCGGGCTCGCCGCGGCCGTCCTCGCCGTCACGGTCGCCGTCACCGCGCTCGCCGCGACCCGGCTGACCCGGCCGCTGCGGGCACTGACCACCGCGACGCGGCGCATGAAGACGGGCGAGGCGAGCGAACCGGTGCCCGCGAAGGTCACCCGCTCGGCCGGTGAGATCAGCCAACTGGCCGCCGCCTTCAACGACATGGCCGCCCACCGCAAGGCCCTGGAGGAGCAGCGCAAGGCCATGGTGAGCGATGTCGCGCACGAGCTGCGCACCCCGCTCTCCAACATCCGCGGCTGGCTGGAGGCGGCGGAGGACGGCGTCGTCGAGACCGACCCGGCGCTGGTCACCTCGCTCCTCGAAGAGGCCTTGCTGCTCCAGCACATCGTCGACGACCTCCAGGACCTGGCGGCCGCCGACGCCGGCACCCTCCGGCTGCACCGCGAACCGGTACGCGCCGCCGAGATCGCCGAGCAGGTGGCGGCGGCACACCAGGCACGGGCGGACGCCGCCGGGGTGAAGCTCAGGGCCACGGTGCTCGGCGACCCCTGGGTGAGCGCCGACCCGCTGCGGCTGCGCCAGGCGATCGGCAACCTCGTCTCCAACGCGATCCGGCACACCCCGGCGGGCGGCAGCGTACGGATCAGCTGCCGCGGTAAGGGCGACGCCGTCCTGATCGAGGTCGCCGACACCGGCAGGGGGATCGCGCCCGCCGATCTGCCGCACGTCTTCGACCGCTTCTGGCGCGCGGACAAGTCACGTACGAGGTCGACGGGCGGCAGCGGCCTCGGCCTGTCCATCGTGCGGAAGCTGGCGGAGGCGCATGAGGGGGCGGTGACGGCGGAGAGCGTGCCGGGGAAGGGGTCGCTGTTCACGGTGCGGTTGCCGGGGGCGTGA
- a CDS encoding glucose 1-dehydrogenase — translation MRDEGVVGGGREVWRDESLPRLDGRVALVTGGSGDIGAGIARRFAQAGAAVVVHFRRGESRARELVERIGAAGGDAVALGADLTREEECHRLVEAAYAWRGRLDALVNNAGIQPLRDLADLTAAEWRQLSDANVTSAFCCTQAAADLMSRQDGGGTVTHIASIEGSHPAPGHAHYSASKAALIMFARSAALEYGPRGIRVNSVSPGLIDRPGLAEQWPQGVERWGRAAPLGRLGRPEDIGDACVFLASDAASWITGTDLVVDGGVGARPTW, via the coding sequence ATGCGTGACGAGGGGGTGGTTGGAGGTGGGCGCGAGGTGTGGCGGGACGAGAGTCTGCCGCGGTTGGACGGGCGCGTCGCTCTCGTCACCGGGGGCAGCGGAGACATCGGTGCCGGGATCGCCCGGCGGTTCGCGCAGGCCGGGGCGGCGGTCGTGGTGCACTTCCGGCGGGGCGAGAGCCGGGCCCGGGAGCTGGTCGAGCGGATCGGGGCGGCGGGCGGTGACGCCGTCGCCCTGGGGGCGGACCTGACCCGGGAGGAGGAGTGCCACCGCCTCGTCGAGGCCGCGTACGCCTGGCGGGGCCGCCTGGACGCGCTGGTCAACAACGCCGGGATCCAGCCCCTGCGGGACCTCGCGGACCTGACGGCCGCGGAGTGGCGGCAGCTCTCCGACGCAAACGTGACCAGCGCCTTCTGCTGCACCCAGGCCGCCGCGGACCTCATGTCCCGGCAGGACGGCGGCGGCACGGTCACGCACATCGCGTCCATCGAGGGCTCGCACCCCGCCCCCGGCCACGCGCACTACAGCGCGTCCAAGGCGGCCCTGATCATGTTCGCCCGCTCGGCGGCCCTGGAGTACGGGCCGCGCGGCATCCGTGTCAACAGCGTCTCGCCCGGCCTCATCGACCGGCCGGGCCTCGCCGAACAGTGGCCGCAGGGCGTGGAGCGGTGGGGGCGGGCCGCGCCGCTCGGGCGGCTCGGACGGCCCGAGGACATCGGCGACGCGTGTGTGTTCCTCGCCTCGGACGCCGCGTCCTGGATCACGGGTACGGATCTGGTGGTGGACGGCGGGGTGGGGGCGCGGCCCACCTGGTAG
- a CDS encoding cupin domain-containing protein, with protein sequence MVEKVERAELAERVETVERVETADEVAARHGLRPLPVEGGLFRRTWVGPPDADGRPAGSAILVLLTTAPGDFSALHRLPTDEVWHFYEGDALELLLLAPDGTDRLAVLGRAGCVQLVVPAGTWMGARVAPGPDDGGRYGWSLFGTTMAPGFLSEDYEGGDPDELAARYPGRARLIRELCRPGEPVRMGREGAAGGFDA encoded by the coding sequence ATGGTCGAAAAAGTCGAGCGAGCTGAGCTGGCCGAGCGGGTCGAGACAGTTGAACGGGTCGAGACAGCTGACGAAGTCGCCGCGCGGCACGGGCTGCGGCCCCTGCCGGTGGAGGGCGGCCTGTTCCGGCGGACCTGGGTGGGGCCGCCCGACGCCGACGGCCGCCCGGCCGGCTCCGCGATCCTCGTCCTCCTGACCACCGCGCCCGGGGACTTCTCCGCCCTGCACCGCCTGCCCACCGACGAGGTCTGGCACTTCTACGAGGGCGACGCCCTGGAACTGCTGCTCCTGGCACCCGACGGCACGGACCGCCTCGCCGTGCTGGGGCGGGCCGGGTGCGTACAGCTAGTCGTCCCGGCGGGGACGTGGATGGGGGCGAGGGTGGCGCCCGGCCCGGACGACGGTGGGCGCTACGGGTGGTCGCTGTTCGGGACGACGATGGCGCCCGGTTTCCTGTCCGAGGACTACGAAGGCGGGGACCCGGACGAGCTGGCCGCGCGGTATCCGGGACGGGCGCGGCTCATCCGGGAGCTGTGCAGGCCGGGGGAGCCGGTGCGGATGGGACGGGAAGGAGCGGCGGGGGGCTTCGATGCGTGA